A window of Mucilaginibacter paludis DSM 18603 contains these coding sequences:
- a CDS encoding DUF2147 domain-containing protein, with protein sequence MYKQIFMTLIFSVFFGFISRAQQAAIIGKWKTPDKDIIEFYAEGAVFTARQISAETEKDKGNNNKIIAKELKLTAAKVFEGIVIDPKDNKTYHGRFTVNGADTELNLKVKWGILSFNETWTRVN encoded by the coding sequence ATGTACAAACAGATTTTTATGACGCTCATTTTTTCAGTGTTTTTCGGTTTCATTTCCCGTGCCCAACAGGCAGCAATTATTGGTAAATGGAAAACCCCGGATAAAGATATTATTGAATTTTATGCTGAAGGGGCGGTGTTTACAGCAAGGCAGATCAGCGCTGAAACAGAAAAGGACAAAGGCAATAATAATAAGATCATTGCGAAAGAGTTGAAATTAACAGCTGCAAAGGTTTTTGAAGGTATTGTGATCGACCCGAAAGATAATAAAACCTATCATGGCCGTTTCACGGTCAATGGGGCCGATACAGAATTGAATCTTAAAGTTAAATGGGGCATCCTGAGCTTTAATGAAACCTGGACAAGGGTAAATTGA
- a CDS encoding SDR family NAD(P)-dependent oxidoreductase yields MKKLENKVAVITGASKGIGAGIAKHLAAAGASVVVNYASAKGGADAVVAEIVSKGGKAIAVQANVSNEADVTRLFDETKKAFGAVDILVNNAGVYKFGAIEAITPEDFHNQFDINVLGLLLTTQGAVKNFNPNGGSIINIGSVVSSIAPVGSSIYTATKGAVDAITHVLAKELGGKKIRVNSINPGMVETEGTHTAGFIGSDFEAETTRTTPLGRIGQPDDIADVAVFLASDDSRWLTGDILLASGGVR; encoded by the coding sequence ATGAAAAAGTTAGAAAACAAAGTAGCCGTAATAACAGGAGCATCAAAAGGTATTGGTGCTGGTATTGCTAAACACCTGGCTGCTGCTGGTGCAAGCGTGGTAGTTAACTATGCATCTGCAAAAGGTGGTGCCGATGCGGTAGTTGCCGAAATTGTATCAAAAGGCGGTAAGGCCATTGCCGTACAGGCCAACGTATCAAACGAAGCCGATGTTACACGTCTGTTTGATGAAACAAAAAAAGCCTTTGGCGCTGTTGATATTTTGGTAAACAATGCCGGCGTATACAAATTTGGCGCCATTGAAGCAATCACTCCAGAGGATTTTCATAATCAATTTGATATCAATGTGCTTGGTTTATTGCTGACTACCCAAGGAGCAGTTAAAAACTTTAACCCCAATGGTGGCAGTATTATCAATATTGGCTCGGTAGTTAGTTCCATTGCACCAGTGGGAAGTTCAATTTATACCGCTACAAAAGGCGCTGTTGACGCCATAACACATGTATTAGCAAAAGAGCTTGGCGGCAAAAAGATCCGCGTAAATTCAATCAATCCGGGAATGGTTGAAACAGAAGGCACACATACAGCTGGCTTTATCGGGAGCGACTTTGAAGCCGAAACAACACGTACCACGCCACTTGGACGCATAGGGCAGCCTGATGATATTGCCGATGTAGCTGTATTCCTGGCTTCTGACGATTCGCGCTGGTTAACCGGAGATATCTTGCTGGCAAGCGGCGGTGTAAGGTAA
- a CDS encoding outer membrane beta-barrel protein: MKTKFFMMLICFGASVSIAHAQNNDETTARKLYLDFGGSVGVFIPYDQVKGTKTLIGSNAMTSLQLNYHQDYFAKLQFGQTIVDFKSQSNFETVNSSIDAKANSTNLGLGVGYQHRFGRWQPYILGGAGASFIDVPATSFVKASNTINYTTSSGTYLYVNAGAGINFTVSKAFIFFLEGQGSTIPNLPNKSSTHLSGISAMIGIKAPL, from the coding sequence ATGAAAACTAAATTTTTTATGATGCTGATCTGTTTTGGCGCATCGGTATCTATTGCGCATGCACAAAACAATGATGAAACGACAGCCCGAAAATTATACCTGGATTTCGGCGGCTCCGTAGGTGTGTTCATTCCCTATGACCAGGTGAAAGGGACAAAGACGCTAATTGGATCTAATGCGATGACTTCGTTGCAGCTTAACTATCACCAGGATTACTTCGCCAAATTACAATTTGGTCAAACCATCGTTGATTTCAAATCGCAAAGTAATTTTGAAACTGTAAATTCTTCGATTGATGCCAAGGCCAACAGCACCAATCTCGGCTTGGGCGTCGGTTATCAGCACCGTTTTGGCCGGTGGCAGCCTTATATTCTTGGTGGTGCCGGGGCATCCTTTATTGATGTACCTGCCACATCATTCGTCAAAGCATCTAATACCATTAATTACACCACCTCTTCGGGCACTTACCTGTATGTCAATGCGGGTGCAGGTATCAACTTTACGGTATCCAAAGCCTTTATATTTTTCCTCGAAGGGCAGGGTTCTACAATACCCAACCTCCCCAATAAATCAAGTACTCATCTGAGCGGCATCAGCGCGATGATCGGTATCAAAGCACCTTTATAA
- a CDS encoding FecR family protein, translated as MKESVDRELLAKYVCKECTAKEKQQVELFLFQPEWKQALEDLLKEDFETFEHEAYPESEIAAWNQRFRKNYTEAQSPVSLFRYRSWMGYAAACFLILIASGVWYRNTSQKSAVAQQQQMALVVHANPCGQRSVLTLPDGSIVHLGALSSILIPKSSAQ; from the coding sequence ATGAAGGAATCGGTTGATCGGGAACTACTGGCAAAATATGTGTGTAAGGAATGCACAGCAAAGGAAAAACAACAGGTAGAGTTATTTCTGTTCCAGCCCGAATGGAAACAAGCTCTGGAAGATCTGCTGAAAGAAGACTTTGAAACCTTTGAACATGAGGCTTACCCCGAATCGGAGATTGCAGCATGGAATCAACGTTTCAGGAAGAATTATACTGAAGCACAATCACCGGTTAGCTTATTCAGGTACCGCAGCTGGATGGGGTATGCGGCGGCGTGTTTTTTAATACTTATTGCCAGCGGCGTTTGGTATCGCAACACTTCTCAGAAAAGCGCTGTTGCCCAACAGCAACAAATGGCATTAGTAGTTCATGCTAATCCGTGCGGACAGCGCTCCGTACTTACCCTGCCTGATGGATCTATAGTACACCTGGGGGCATTAAGCAGTATTCTTATCCCAAAGTCGTCGGCTCAATAA
- a CDS encoding LytR/AlgR family response regulator transcription factor, with the protein MPNVLIIEDELPNIRRLEKMLHALDLDITIMASLQTVQASIQWLKTHEQPDIIFMDIRLTDGLSFEIFSQVKITASVIFTTAYDEYALRAFEVNGVDYLLKPLEADKLAKSISKAKSIAGVGSNESMLGVIKSVQAKHPIYRSRFLVAYRDKYILVMINDIAYFTSEHKATFLTTHTSQRYMIDQTLEMLEKELDPETFFRISRQFIVSLKSIHKIHQSFNGQLKVELSPAHDEAVMMSREKSSQFKKWLDQSDL; encoded by the coding sequence ATGCCCAATGTTTTAATCATCGAGGATGAGCTTCCAAACATCCGGAGGCTGGAAAAGATGCTGCACGCTTTAGATTTGGATATAACCATAATGGCAAGTCTGCAAACAGTTCAAGCAAGTATCCAATGGCTTAAAACGCATGAGCAGCCGGATATTATTTTTATGGATATCAGGCTGACGGACGGTTTGAGTTTTGAAATTTTTAGCCAGGTGAAAATTACAGCGTCAGTCATCTTTACTACAGCCTATGACGAATATGCGCTGCGGGCTTTTGAAGTAAACGGTGTTGATTATTTGCTCAAACCTTTGGAGGCTGATAAGTTGGCAAAAAGCATTTCTAAAGCTAAGTCGATTGCAGGGGTAGGAAGCAACGAGAGCATGTTGGGTGTTATCAAAAGTGTGCAGGCGAAACACCCAATTTATCGGTCCAGATTTTTAGTTGCTTACAGAGACAAGTATATATTGGTGATGATAAACGATATTGCTTATTTTACTTCGGAACATAAAGCCACCTTCCTGACTACACATACCTCACAGCGGTACATGATTGATCAAACTTTGGAGATGCTGGAAAAAGAACTGGATCCTGAGACATTTTTCAGGATAAGCCGCCAATTCATTGTTTCTTTGAAATCGATCCACAAGATACACCAGTCCTTTAACGGCCAGTTGAAAGTTGAACTTTCTCCTGCCCATGATGAAGCTGTGATGATGAGTCGCGAAAAGTCAAGCCAATTTAAAAAATGGTTGGATCAATCAGATTTGTAA
- a CDS encoding efflux RND transporter permease subunit, with the protein MSITGLAIKRPILFIVFFLILGGLSMISYQNLKYELLPNLATPTITVITAYPGASPEDVENSVTKKIEDAVAGVSKSKKVNSLSADNVSVVSIEFVADANPDQAMQEVQRSVNSTLADFPEGVKAPVLEKFNVNDLPVLKLAVTASVSPTELYDLVNNRLKPRLAQVKGVGKVKILGGTPKEIKVLAKQDKLISNGLSITDVYETIRKANADYPVGTIKDRDAQFGVKLGGKMTDTNQVSNLKIKTYPDGSSLSVRDVATVQIGHKDEEVSSRLDGQSSIALFINKQSGANAAEVTKVVREELHQMEQEYAAQKIKFNVAQDSSEFTLEAAHQVYDDLGIAIVLVALVMLVFLHSIRNALIIMVSIPASLFSAFIMMYALDYSLNLMTLLAMSLVIGVLVDDSIVVLENIYHHLEKGKDKRDAALDGRNEIGFAALSITLVDVVVFLPMALVPGLVGSLIKEFSLVIVVSTLSSLVVSFTLTPMIASRFAKLEHLNPKTIFGKAGLWFEATIHGLTEGYGQLLKWGLNHKVVIGLIAATIFGSSLLLLTSNTVGTEFLPAADKGELSLFVDLQPGTKLKETDSTVRIIENKLKSIPEITKVFSNTGYQNDGFNEKYSANLASINISLVPETERTKSLSQLSRDLKALSMQITGVKSRVSPIGLFGANEAPVQLLITGTNRDSVNAAAAVVLDRIRRVNGLVSPRLSTDLGKPEMKLVADRDKMAKLGLNTEAVGDAMRMAVYGNDQLKFRDQDKETDTRIQLDVNDRNQTDQLMKLTFINADNQLVYLSQFAKIVQQSGPSGLERRNKQPSINLLAQVSGRPVGDVGDDIKQEIDKIGLSKNVKILYEGDLEQQGDAFSDLGLALLVSFALIYLIMVTLYNNWLFPFVILFSIPLAISGALLALALTARSLNVFSIFGLIMMMGLVVKNGILLVDKTNALLKDEPDTTKVNQALIEAGKARFRPILMTTLAMVIGMLPLAMAKGGSSAFSGGIASVLIGGLSSSMFLTLVVVPVVYNTMMRLKASLGNFLQRPFIKKTADTTLSLLIGLIISSICAGTAHAQQKMPLSLKQAVSIGLNANQQIKLAEIDAQKAKYSLKEAQSYQYPQVGITVDYLRNIKPAVFFLPTFGINAASQITYDSGNLQAIPASSKNAYTGNLNVSMPIFNREVTGNVNTARLNQGLNDANIELSRWELADEIRKAYFNSLIASQNQVLTNAALNRSQRNLKDSRLLFSKGYANKADTLNAWSNVELMKMNCNKAQTATKQSENYLKSLLNLSLDQELEFTDTVGVNLLGGQQNLSNDTLKNGKRPDLHVNDWKTQIARQQVKNEQSKYLPSLAFVSQYSLQAQSDNFNFDRYNVPNSFYVGLQLSIPIFTGFRTDAKVKQSRLALEQVTTERSLMENQANLQVRNNRLAIIENTEKIKSQQNIRSAREQALAFTRARWQKGFAKYTDVADAELQLVQADNDYTQSVFEYLTAVAGYYKATGNIL; encoded by the coding sequence ATGAGCATCACCGGACTGGCCATTAAAAGGCCGATCTTATTTATCGTATTCTTTCTGATCCTGGGTGGTTTGAGTATGATCAGCTACCAGAACTTAAAATATGAACTGTTGCCCAACCTGGCCACGCCAACCATTACGGTTATTACGGCATACCCCGGCGCTTCGCCGGAGGATGTGGAGAACAGTGTCACTAAAAAAATTGAAGATGCCGTTGCCGGTGTGAGTAAAAGCAAAAAGGTAAATTCACTATCTGCGGATAATGTTTCCGTGGTGTCCATTGAATTTGTGGCCGATGCCAATCCCGACCAGGCCATGCAGGAGGTACAGCGGTCTGTAAATAGTACCCTGGCAGATTTCCCTGAAGGTGTTAAAGCCCCCGTGCTGGAGAAATTCAACGTAAATGATCTGCCGGTGTTGAAACTGGCCGTTACAGCATCAGTTTCCCCAACCGAATTATACGACCTGGTGAACAACCGGCTCAAACCAAGGCTGGCCCAGGTTAAAGGTGTAGGCAAGGTAAAAATATTGGGTGGTACCCCCAAAGAAATCAAAGTACTGGCCAAACAGGATAAACTGATCAGCAATGGGTTATCAATTACCGATGTATATGAAACGATCCGCAAGGCCAATGCAGATTACCCTGTAGGTACGATAAAAGACAGGGATGCGCAGTTTGGCGTTAAACTGGGCGGAAAGATGACGGATACAAACCAGGTTAGTAATTTGAAGATCAAAACCTATCCCGATGGCAGTAGCCTGAGTGTAAGAGATGTGGCCACAGTGCAGATCGGTCATAAGGACGAAGAGGTCAGCAGCCGCCTTGACGGGCAATCGTCTATTGCGCTATTCATCAACAAACAATCCGGTGCCAATGCAGCCGAAGTAACCAAAGTGGTAAGGGAAGAACTGCACCAGATGGAACAGGAGTATGCAGCTCAAAAAATCAAATTCAACGTGGCCCAGGACAGTTCGGAATTTACGCTGGAAGCCGCTCACCAGGTTTATGATGACCTTGGTATTGCCATAGTGCTGGTAGCATTGGTTATGCTGGTGTTTTTACACAGCATCCGCAACGCGCTGATTATTATGGTTTCCATACCGGCCTCGTTATTCAGCGCCTTTATTATGATGTACGCACTGGATTATTCGCTCAACCTGATGACCTTATTGGCCATGAGCCTGGTGATTGGCGTACTGGTGGATGACTCCATCGTGGTGTTGGAGAATATCTATCATCACCTCGAAAAAGGAAAGGATAAACGGGATGCCGCACTGGATGGCCGTAACGAGATCGGTTTTGCGGCCTTGTCTATCACCTTAGTAGATGTGGTTGTATTTCTGCCTATGGCGCTGGTACCGGGCCTGGTTGGCAGTTTGATCAAAGAATTTTCACTGGTGATCGTTGTATCTACCTTGTCCAGCCTGGTTGTTTCCTTCACGCTGACTCCCATGATTGCATCGCGTTTTGCCAAGCTGGAGCATTTGAACCCCAAAACGATCTTCGGCAAGGCGGGGCTTTGGTTTGAGGCAACAATACATGGGCTTACAGAAGGATACGGCCAGCTTTTAAAATGGGGCCTTAACCATAAAGTTGTCATCGGTTTGATTGCAGCTACCATTTTTGGAAGCTCTTTATTGTTGCTCACTTCCAATACCGTAGGTACTGAATTTCTGCCTGCGGCCGATAAAGGAGAGCTTTCGCTGTTTGTTGATTTGCAGCCCGGTACGAAGCTGAAAGAAACAGATTCTACCGTTAGGATCATCGAAAATAAACTAAAATCAATTCCGGAGATCACCAAGGTGTTTTCTAACACCGGGTATCAGAATGATGGTTTTAATGAAAAATACAGTGCTAACCTGGCCAGCATCAATATATCGCTGGTACCTGAAACGGAAAGGACGAAAAGCCTGTCGCAATTATCCAGGGACCTGAAAGCCTTATCCATGCAGATTACCGGTGTAAAAAGCAGGGTTTCTCCTATTGGATTGTTTGGTGCCAATGAAGCGCCGGTACAATTACTAATTACCGGTACCAACCGGGATAGTGTGAATGCTGCTGCAGCTGTTGTTCTTGACCGTATTCGACGCGTCAATGGCTTGGTTAGCCCAAGGCTCTCCACTGATTTGGGTAAGCCGGAAATGAAATTGGTTGCAGACCGGGATAAAATGGCCAAACTCGGGTTAAATACCGAAGCCGTGGGCGATGCCATGCGGATGGCCGTATATGGCAACGACCAGTTGAAATTTCGTGATCAGGATAAGGAGACCGATACCCGGATACAATTGGATGTCAATGACCGTAATCAAACTGACCAACTGATGAAACTCACGTTCATCAATGCCGATAACCAGTTGGTGTATCTAAGTCAGTTTGCAAAAATCGTTCAACAGTCGGGCCCGTCAGGCCTTGAGCGGCGGAACAAGCAACCCAGTATCAATTTGCTGGCACAGGTTTCAGGTCGTCCGGTAGGTGATGTGGGCGACGATATTAAACAGGAGATTGACAAAATTGGCTTGAGTAAAAACGTGAAAATTTTATACGAAGGCGATCTGGAACAACAGGGAGATGCCTTTAGTGATTTGGGCTTAGCCTTGCTGGTATCCTTCGCCCTGATCTACCTGATCATGGTAACCCTGTATAACAATTGGCTGTTCCCGTTTGTGATCCTGTTTTCTATCCCGCTGGCCATCTCAGGGGCCCTGTTGGCACTGGCACTGACTGCAAGGTCACTGAACGTATTTTCAATTTTTGGACTGATCATGATGATGGGACTGGTGGTTAAGAACGGCATTTTATTGGTGGACAAAACCAATGCTCTTTTAAAAGATGAACCGGATACCACCAAAGTCAACCAAGCGCTTATAGAGGCAGGTAAGGCCAGGTTTCGCCCGATATTGATGACCACGCTGGCTATGGTGATCGGCATGTTACCGCTGGCGATGGCCAAGGGCGGGTCTTCCGCATTCAGTGGCGGGATAGCCTCTGTATTGATCGGCGGCCTAAGCAGCAGCATGTTCTTAACGCTGGTAGTAGTACCGGTGGTCTACAACACCATGATGAGGTTAAAAGCCAGCCTGGGTAACTTTTTGCAAAGACCGTTTATAAAAAAAACGGCGGATACCACCCTTAGCCTCCTCATTGGCCTAATCATTAGTTCAATCTGCGCAGGCACCGCCCATGCACAGCAAAAAATGCCGCTTTCTTTAAAACAGGCAGTAAGCATTGGGCTGAATGCCAATCAGCAGATCAAACTGGCAGAGATCGATGCGCAGAAAGCAAAATATAGCCTGAAAGAAGCACAGTCCTATCAATATCCTCAGGTTGGGATCACGGTAGATTACTTGAGGAATATCAAACCCGCTGTATTCTTTCTCCCAACTTTCGGTATCAATGCGGCATCACAGATCACTTATGACAGCGGGAATTTGCAGGCTATACCGGCTTCTTCCAAAAACGCCTACACCGGTAACCTGAACGTGAGCATGCCCATCTTTAACCGGGAAGTTACCGGCAATGTAAATACGGCCCGGCTGAACCAGGGATTGAACGATGCCAATATAGAACTAAGCCGCTGGGAACTGGCAGACGAGATCAGGAAGGCTTATTTTAACAGCTTAATTGCCAGTCAGAACCAGGTATTGACCAATGCCGCCTTAAACCGCTCGCAGCGCAATCTTAAAGATAGCAGGCTGTTGTTTAGCAAGGGTTATGCCAATAAAGCGGATACACTAAATGCCTGGAGCAATGTAGAACTGATGAAGATGAATTGCAACAAGGCACAAACAGCGACAAAGCAATCTGAAAATTACCTGAAATCCCTTTTAAATCTATCGCTGGATCAGGAACTGGAATTTACCGATACTGTTGGTGTAAACCTGTTGGGCGGGCAACAAAACCTAAGTAATGACACTCTAAAAAACGGTAAACGGCCTGATTTGCATGTGAATGACTGGAAAACGCAGATAGCCCGTCAGCAGGTTAAAAATGAGCAGTCCAAATACCTGCCCTCTCTGGCCTTTGTGAGCCAGTATTCCCTCCAGGCACAGTCGGATAATTTCAACTTTGATCGTTACAATGTGCCCAATAGCTTTTATGTAGGTTTACAGCTGAGCATCCCCATTTTTACCGGGTTTCGCACGGATGCTAAAGTAAAGCAAAGCAGGCTGGCCCTGGAGCAGGTGACTACCGAGCGCAGTTTGATGGAAAACCAGGCCAATCTGCAAGTCCGCAATAACCGCCTGGCGATCATAGAAAATACGGAGAAAATAAAAAGCCAGCAGAATATCCGCTCTGCCCGCGAACAGGCACTTGCCTTTACCCGGGCGAGGTGGCAAAAGGGCTTTGCTAAATACACCGATGTGGCAGATGCCGAATTGCAGTTAGTGCAGGCGGATAACGATTACACCCAAAGTGTTTTCGAATACCTTACCGCCGTAGCCGGTTATTACAAAGCCACCGGAAATATCCTCTAA
- a CDS encoding TetR/AcrR family transcriptional regulator — protein MARTKDFDENEVLAKAIQLFWYKGYNGTSMQDLVDSLGISRSSLYDTYTDKHTLFIKALESYQNTGAAKIQAIVDHSGSAKETVKKLLEFVTNELLGDKQQKGCFIVNAEVEVAPHDAEVNNMVCRNDQQMEDAFFRVIQRGKDNGEIKNQQDTRALARFIFNTVKGMRVTAKSITDKSVFDDIIQLTISALD, from the coding sequence ATGGCAAGAACAAAAGATTTTGATGAGAATGAGGTGCTGGCCAAAGCTATACAGCTTTTTTGGTACAAGGGCTATAACGGCACCTCCATGCAGGACCTTGTAGATAGTTTAGGCATCAGCCGATCGAGTTTATACGACACCTACACCGATAAACATACCTTGTTTATTAAAGCTTTAGAGAGTTATCAAAACACCGGTGCAGCCAAGATACAGGCGATTGTTGACCACTCCGGATCAGCTAAAGAAACGGTAAAAAAGCTGCTCGAATTTGTTACCAATGAGCTACTGGGCGATAAGCAGCAAAAAGGCTGCTTTATAGTGAATGCCGAAGTTGAAGTAGCGCCGCATGATGCCGAAGTGAATAACATGGTATGCCGGAATGATCAGCAAATGGAAGATGCATTTTTCCGGGTGATACAAAGAGGTAAAGACAACGGCGAAATTAAAAACCAGCAGGATACCCGTGCCCTGGCCCGGTTTATCTTTAATACCGTAAAGGGGATGAGGGTAACCGCTAAATCAATTACAGACAAATCTGTTTTCGACGATATTATCCAACTTACCATATCGGCTCTTGACTAA
- a CDS encoding FecR family protein, whose translation MYSTPGGIKQYSYPKVVGSINRAVTLTGEAFFEVTHDKLHPFTVQAGSVQTKVLGTSFKIEAFKQVVVSVATGRVQVSKLNNAGNAERLLAVLTPGRMINYSTATGKADIGTTDIDELRDWTQGKVTFANASLREITETLERWYNVDISFSNPQLENIRLSLIVKATVPIQHPLDIICSTAHLKYKLKDHQITITNNN comes from the coding sequence ATCTATAGTACACCTGGGGGCATTAAGCAGTATTCTTATCCCAAAGTCGTCGGCTCAATAAATCGGGCGGTTACCCTTACCGGCGAAGCGTTTTTTGAAGTTACCCATGATAAGTTGCATCCGTTTACTGTTCAGGCCGGTTCCGTTCAAACCAAGGTATTAGGAACTTCTTTTAAAATAGAGGCTTTTAAACAGGTAGTTGTATCGGTAGCTACCGGGCGTGTTCAGGTAAGCAAATTGAACAATGCCGGCAACGCAGAGCGGCTGCTGGCCGTTCTGACACCTGGGAGAATGATTAACTACAGCACGGCTACAGGTAAAGCAGATATTGGTACTACAGATATAGATGAACTGAGGGATTGGACCCAGGGCAAAGTGACTTTCGCGAATGCCTCCCTGCGCGAAATTACAGAAACCCTCGAAAGATGGTATAATGTAGATATCAGCTTTTCAAATCCGCAGTTGGAAAATATCAGGCTATCGCTGATTGTGAAAGCGACCGTGCCAATTCAGCATCCTCTGGACATCATATGCAGCACCGCACATTTAAAGTATAAACTGAAGGATCATCAAATCACCATTACTAATAACAACTAA
- a CDS encoding sensor histidine kinase — translation MHKHSYRLYRIYGYPGFGLVLYLIMVLINPPDRIFNSWRYYAFGDFILEFGFAVAYAAALFETGIQLTAWLNHWYAWDGRIKSRFAIQFSLHILIIYLALGLFFKIKFPNYFCYDDVMFRQTVIVGVIFSLLITAVFAAEYFFYRWNDAKLKSLEMEQLTTQAQLEALKLQLDPHFLFNNLSIVTALIDDQPSTAVAYISKLSSIYRYVLANRTQNMIPLTEELEFIKAYLFLYQIRYGNGITVRIDEAGKAARCGLPPLTLQLLIENAIKHNVFSTESPLNIHIYFPEGATMIVENNKMPKAVLEESTNMGLKNIAERYRLMSGLPPVVTNDELFFRVEIALINLNK, via the coding sequence ATGCATAAACACAGCTATCGGTTATACAGGATATATGGTTATCCCGGCTTCGGATTGGTTTTATACCTGATCATGGTGCTGATTAATCCTCCTGACCGTATTTTTAACAGCTGGCGGTATTATGCGTTCGGTGATTTCATACTGGAATTTGGATTTGCTGTAGCCTATGCAGCCGCACTCTTTGAAACAGGTATTCAGCTAACCGCATGGCTTAATCATTGGTATGCCTGGGATGGCCGCATTAAAAGCAGGTTTGCTATCCAGTTTTCTTTACATATCCTCATCATTTACCTGGCGCTCGGGTTGTTTTTCAAGATCAAGTTCCCTAATTATTTTTGTTATGACGATGTGATGTTCAGGCAAACTGTTATTGTTGGTGTAATCTTTTCCTTGCTGATCACTGCTGTTTTTGCGGCAGAGTATTTCTTTTACCGCTGGAATGATGCCAAATTAAAGTCGCTGGAGATGGAGCAGCTTACTACACAGGCACAACTCGAGGCTTTGAAACTGCAGCTCGACCCGCACTTTCTTTTTAATAACCTGAGCATTGTAACCGCGTTAATAGATGATCAGCCGTCAACCGCAGTTGCATACATCTCCAAATTATCGTCCATTTACAGGTATGTGCTCGCAAACAGAACGCAGAATATGATACCTTTAACCGAGGAATTGGAATTTATAAAAGCTTACCTGTTTTTGTATCAGATCAGGTATGGAAATGGAATCACCGTCAGGATTGATGAAGCCGGCAAAGCCGCACGCTGCGGCCTGCCTCCTTTAACCTTGCAATTGCTGATAGAAAATGCCATCAAGCATAATGTGTTCAGTACAGAATCGCCACTTAACATCCATATTTACTTCCCCGAAGGGGCAACCATGATTGTTGAGAATAATAAAATGCCAAAAGCTGTCCTGGAGGAAAGTACCAACATGGGGCTCAAAAACATAGCGGAACGTTACCGCCTGATGAGCGGTTTACCCCCTGTTGTTACAAATGATGAGCTTTTTTTCAGGGTAGAGATCGCCTTAATCAATTTGAATAAGTAA